A DNA window from Actinokineospora baliensis contains the following coding sequences:
- a CDS encoding cytochrome c oxidase assembly protein, which yields MKQQTRLAPLVAVGTVTGAVVAAGIAAVAPVPVLGLPNPGAFVRYGLPSVRVFAEVAAVLVVGALLAAAVFVPQRDAAKTARVAGTFAGWWALLAAAMVVLTVADALGQTVVGVLPLLGPAVGRLSVALAWLVVANLAALVWVGVRLQVKPLALLVLSLIGVAPVALTGHSSAGGDHDIASDSLMLHVVAMSLWVGGLVALLVLVNRSYAATAARLYSAVALGCWLAVVATGVVNASLRLSFDDLGTQYGLLVVAKTAAALLLGFFGYMHRTRTLRMIDAGRPRALLQLGAVEVLVMLATIGLAVGLSRTSGPIGERRRLSATEVLIGFPLPEPLSLMRVVLDWRFDLVFGTAAVAAALWYLDRLRRRTDPWPVERTVAWLAGCALLLIATSSGLGKYEPVLFSAHLSVQVLVGLVVPALLARGKPLALVGPVAVWVPRPLVAAQLAAAVPLVTYALGLYDSAAGLHWARLVILGASIGTGLVLFARVSRGPVLVVAGAYVVTGVVLLARGTALGREFYGRLALGWQNDVVANQATAGWVMLAAGVALAAYAVLTTRVARPKVMEMAAAKSP from the coding sequence GTGAAGCAGCAGACCAGGCTCGCGCCGCTGGTGGCCGTCGGTACGGTCACCGGTGCGGTCGTGGCCGCCGGGATCGCGGCTGTGGCGCCGGTGCCGGTCCTGGGCTTGCCGAATCCGGGTGCCTTCGTCCGCTATGGGCTGCCGTCGGTAAGAGTCTTCGCGGAGGTCGCCGCGGTTCTTGTGGTGGGGGCACTGCTAGCCGCCGCCGTGTTCGTCCCGCAGCGGGATGCCGCTAAGACCGCTCGAGTCGCCGGTACCTTCGCCGGGTGGTGGGCCTTGCTGGCGGCGGCCATGGTCGTGCTGACCGTCGCTGACGCTCTCGGGCAGACCGTAGTGGGCGTGTTGCCTCTCCTTGGGCCTGCCGTCGGGCGGCTGTCGGTGGCTCTGGCGTGGTTGGTGGTCGCGAACCTGGCCGCGTTGGTGTGGGTGGGTGTGCGGCTTCAGGTGAAGCCGCTGGCGCTGTTGGTGCTCTCGCTTATCGGTGTGGCTCCTGTGGCGCTGACGGGGCACTCGTCTGCTGGGGGAGACCACGACATCGCCAGCGACAGCCTGATGCTGCACGTGGTCGCGATGTCGCTGTGGGTCGGCGGGCTTGTCGCGCTTCTTGTTCTGGTCAACCGCTCTTACGCCGCCACTGCGGCACGGCTCTACTCGGCTGTGGCGTTGGGGTGCTGGCTCGCCGTAGTCGCGACCGGCGTGGTGAACGCGTCGCTGCGGCTGTCGTTCGACGACCTGGGCACGCAGTACGGACTGCTTGTCGTTGCCAAGACGGCGGCGGCCTTGCTTCTTGGGTTCTTCGGCTACATGCACCGCACACGGACCCTTCGAATGATCGACGCGGGTCGCCCGCGCGCGCTATTGCAGCTTGGTGCCGTAGAGGTGCTCGTCATGCTTGCAACCATTGGCCTGGCGGTGGGTCTTAGCCGCACCTCTGGGCCTATAGGCGAGCGGCGGAGGCTGTCGGCCACTGAGGTCCTGATCGGATTCCCGCTGCCCGAGCCCCTCAGCCTCATGAGGGTCGTCTTGGACTGGCGCTTCGACTTGGTGTTCGGCACGGCGGCCGTGGCCGCTGCCCTCTGGTACCTGGACCGGTTGCGCCGCCGGACCGACCCGTGGCCGGTGGAGCGCACAGTGGCCTGGTTGGCGGGATGCGCGCTGCTGCTCATCGCGACCAGCTCGGGCCTGGGCAAGTACGAACCGGTGCTGTTCTCTGCGCACCTAAGCGTTCAGGTCTTGGTCGGTTTGGTCGTGCCCGCACTGCTTGCCCGGGGGAAGCCGCTGGCTCTCGTCGGTCCGGTCGCGGTGTGGGTGCCTCGGCCGCTCGTTGCGGCTCAGCTCGCTGCTGCGGTCCCCTTGGTCACCTACGCGCTCGGCCTCTATGACTCCGCCGCGGGCCTCCACTGGGCGCGGCTGGTCATCCTCGGCGCATCCATCGGGACTGGGCTGGTCCTCTTCGCGCGAGTAAGCCGTGGGCCGGTGCTGGTGGTCGCCGGCGCCTACGTGGTGACGGGGGTGGTGCTGCTAGCGCGCGGCACGGCTCTCGGACGAGAGTTCTATGGCCGCCTTGCCTTGGGGTGGCAGAACGACGTGGTTGCGAATCAGGCCACAGCTGGTTGGGTCATGCTTGCCGCAGGAGTCGCACTCGCTGCCTACGCGGTGCTGACCACTCGCGTGGCGCGGCCCAAGGTCATGGAAATGGCAGCAGCGAAATCCCCGTAA
- a CDS encoding fibronectin type III domain-containing protein: MGLLRPRRARVVLAALVSLVLVGFGLPGYAAAVAPAFVQKVTARAVVASKAVTLPGNVTTGNRIVVQIGIWSSGNAKAKSVKDAANNTYTLLSSVTASDGTELSVWSAPVVNGGGTKPAITVTATAKADLGIAVAEYSGLSQVADATVVDQKAQATGTSTVAGVVTSGPTPVTTGDGLAIGFYADSGFGKTLAAGAGFTERVNVSPTSDMEFVMEDRPVGAGEQPSAGVSTGSGVPWLMSTVVFKASGSTGGGGPTAPSTPTSVTAQAGNASATLNWTAPPNGGSPITTYTVIPYANGTAQAPITLSGPASTLQVPGLTNGTSYTFTVAATNAIGTSSPSAPSNAVTPTASPQGQWAPAMDWPFVAVHMVALNNGKYLLWDGWHQPEPTYLWDPATNNFTTIMAPDSIFCAANAHLPDGRVLVVGGYGVVSTGELGIKDTTIFDPATNAWSRVADMHYPRWYPSITELPDGRYVTISGNTSDAYTWAEHPEVYDPANNTWTVLNNVNTSQIHEVEYPFAYLAPNGKVFTMGPSEDVSYWLDVNNQTWTPVGASGVINGSSTMYRPGKILYSGGSTTVSDGAPAMANTSVIDLTAPTAAWRQTSPMNTARDFHTLTTMADGKVLAVGGAPTSDQSKLNTGILNAEIWDPATEKWTNAGAMAVPRQYHQTALLMADGRVLVAGGGHHISATVPGQFSAQIFSPPYLFNGARPTVTSAPASTAYAQTISVSTPDAADISAVNLVSMGANTHQSDMDQRFVPLQFTKGVGKLDIQTPAGATLAPPGDYMLFVVNSAGVPSVAKTVRILPSITAPSAPSAVAAVAGNASATVTWSAPGDGGNAITGYTVTPYVGSTPQTPVAVTGTTAQVTGLTNGTAYTFRVTATNAIGTSAPSTPSNSVTPSATPIPGYVQQVTGRGPGAERAVTTPSAVQVGDRLVVQVGIWNTVGSRATGVRDSAGNVYTKVASIVATDNTEQSIWTAPITAGGGQRLTVTASASASADIGVGVVEYSGLSLASGAGAVDSFISAKGTTAVASSGQTAAVTDNNHLAVGFYVDSGFSRNLTPGAGFTQRLNSSPAGDMEMLIEDQLAVLGARPNATVNTVANTPWMVTTVVFKHA, encoded by the coding sequence ATGGGATTGCTTCGCCCCCGCCGGGCGCGTGTGGTGTTGGCCGCGCTGGTGTCGTTGGTGCTGGTCGGGTTCGGGTTGCCCGGGTACGCGGCCGCGGTGGCGCCCGCGTTCGTGCAGAAGGTGACCGCTCGGGCCGTGGTGGCCAGCAAGGCCGTGACCCTGCCGGGCAACGTGACCACCGGTAACCGGATCGTCGTGCAGATCGGGATCTGGAGCAGCGGCAACGCCAAGGCCAAGTCGGTCAAGGACGCGGCGAACAACACCTACACCCTGCTCTCCTCGGTCACCGCCTCCGACGGCACCGAGCTCAGCGTGTGGAGCGCGCCGGTGGTCAACGGCGGCGGCACCAAGCCCGCCATCACCGTGACCGCGACCGCCAAGGCCGACCTGGGCATCGCGGTCGCCGAGTACTCCGGCCTGTCCCAGGTGGCCGACGCGACCGTGGTGGACCAGAAGGCGCAGGCGACGGGGACCAGCACGGTCGCCGGGGTGGTCACGTCCGGTCCGACGCCGGTGACCACGGGTGACGGCCTGGCCATCGGGTTCTACGCCGACTCCGGGTTCGGCAAGACCCTCGCCGCGGGCGCCGGGTTCACCGAGCGGGTCAACGTGTCCCCGACCTCCGACATGGAGTTCGTGATGGAGGACCGCCCGGTCGGCGCGGGCGAGCAGCCCAGCGCCGGGGTGTCCACCGGGTCCGGGGTGCCGTGGTTGATGTCCACGGTCGTCTTCAAGGCGTCGGGCTCGACCGGCGGCGGCGGTCCGACCGCCCCGTCCACGCCCACCTCGGTGACCGCGCAGGCGGGCAACGCCAGCGCGACCCTGAACTGGACCGCCCCGCCCAACGGCGGCAGCCCCATCACGACCTACACCGTCATCCCTTACGCGAACGGCACCGCGCAGGCACCCATCACCCTCAGCGGCCCCGCCTCCACGCTGCAAGTGCCCGGCTTGACCAACGGCACCTCTTACACCTTCACCGTCGCTGCGACCAACGCCATCGGCACTAGTAGCCCGTCCGCCCCCTCTAACGCGGTCACGCCCACGGCGTCCCCGCAGGGCCAATGGGCGCCCGCCATGGACTGGCCGTTCGTCGCGGTGCACATGGTGGCGTTGAACAACGGCAAGTACCTGCTGTGGGACGGGTGGCACCAGCCGGAGCCGACCTACCTGTGGGACCCGGCGACCAACAACTTCACCACCATCATGGCGCCGGACAGCATCTTCTGCGCCGCCAACGCCCACCTGCCCGACGGCCGCGTCCTCGTCGTCGGCGGCTACGGCGTGGTCTCCACCGGCGAGCTCGGCATCAAGGACACCACCATCTTCGACCCGGCCACCAACGCGTGGAGCCGCGTCGCGGACATGCACTACCCCCGGTGGTACCCGAGCATCACCGAGCTGCCGGACGGCCGCTACGTCACCATCAGCGGCAACACCTCCGACGCCTACACCTGGGCGGAGCACCCCGAGGTCTACGACCCGGCCAACAACACCTGGACCGTCCTCAACAACGTCAACACCTCGCAGATCCACGAGGTGGAGTACCCCTTCGCCTACCTGGCCCCCAACGGCAAGGTCTTCACGATGGGCCCGTCGGAGGACGTCTCCTACTGGCTCGACGTGAACAACCAGACCTGGACCCCGGTGGGCGCCAGCGGCGTCATCAACGGCTCGTCGACCATGTACCGACCCGGCAAGATCCTCTACAGCGGCGGGTCGACCACCGTCTCCGACGGCGCGCCCGCGATGGCCAACACCTCGGTGATCGACCTGACCGCGCCGACCGCGGCGTGGCGGCAGACCTCGCCGATGAACACCGCGCGCGACTTCCACACCCTCACCACCATGGCCGACGGCAAGGTTCTCGCGGTCGGCGGCGCGCCCACCAGCGACCAGAGCAAGCTCAACACCGGCATCCTCAACGCCGAGATCTGGGACCCGGCCACCGAGAAGTGGACCAACGCGGGCGCGATGGCCGTCCCGCGCCAGTACCACCAGACCGCGCTGCTGATGGCCGACGGCCGCGTGCTCGTCGCGGGCGGTGGCCACCACATCAGCGCCACCGTGCCCGGCCAGTTCTCCGCGCAGATCTTCTCCCCGCCGTACCTGTTCAACGGCGCCCGCCCGACGGTCACGTCGGCCCCGGCGAGCACCGCGTACGCGCAGACGATCTCGGTGTCCACCCCGGACGCGGCCGACATCAGCGCGGTCAACCTGGTGTCGATGGGCGCCAACACCCACCAGAGCGACATGGACCAGCGGTTCGTCCCGCTGCAGTTCACCAAGGGCGTCGGCAAGCTCGACATCCAGACCCCGGCGGGCGCCACGCTGGCCCCGCCCGGTGACTACATGCTGTTCGTGGTGAACTCCGCGGGCGTGCCCTCGGTCGCCAAGACCGTGCGGATCCTGCCGTCGATCACCGCCCCGTCCGCTCCCTCGGCGGTGGCCGCGGTCGCGGGCAACGCTTCGGCGACGGTCACCTGGTCGGCCCCTGGCGACGGCGGCAATGCCATCACCGGTTACACCGTGACGCCTTACGTCGGTTCGACCCCGCAGACCCCGGTGGCCGTGACTGGCACTACGGCTCAGGTCACGGGTCTTACCAACGGCACGGCCTACACGTTCCGTGTCACCGCGACCAACGCGATCGGCACTAGTGCCCCGTCGACCCCGTCGAACTCGGTGACCCCGTCCGCCACCCCCATCCCCGGGTACGTGCAGCAGGTGACCGGTCGCGGACCGGGGGCAGAGCGCGCGGTGACCACGCCGTCCGCGGTGCAGGTGGGCGACCGGCTCGTGGTGCAGGTAGGCATCTGGAACACGGTCGGCTCCAGGGCCACCGGCGTCCGGGACTCGGCGGGCAACGTCTACACCAAGGTGGCGAGCATCGTCGCCACGGACAACACCGAGCAGAGCATCTGGACCGCGCCCATCACCGCCGGTGGCGGACAGCGGCTGACTGTGACCGCGTCGGCGTCGGCCTCAGCCGACATCGGGGTGGGTGTCGTCGAGTACTCCGGCCTGTCGCTGGCCTCCGGCGCGGGCGCGGTCGACTCCTTCATCTCCGCGAAGGGCACCACGGCGGTGGCCTCGTCCGGGCAGACCGCGGCGGTCACCGACAACAACCACCTCGCCGTGGGCTTCTACGTCGACTCCGGGTTTTCGCGGAACCTGACGCCGGGTGCCGGGTTCACCCAGCGCCTCAACTCCTCGCCCGCCGGGGACATGGAGATGCTGATCGAGGACCAGCTCGCTGTGCTCGGCGCCCGACCGAACGCGACGGTGAACACGGTGGCGAACACGCCGTGGATGGTCACCACCGTCGTGTTCAAGCACGCCTGA
- a CDS encoding glycosyl hydrolase family 18 protein, with amino-acid sequence MRRTLRRLSTVAASLLLAASALIVINQPASAAGSLRAALVMTGTSGEYTVTNSGSAAVTGWAITFEVPAGVTATANANATVSQTGSRVTLTPAYYINTIQPGRTTYPYSPSFRLSAAATPSKCRVDNGNCDGSPDTPPAAPANLRATVKTTKTITLAWDASAMGSLPVANYELYQGTSLVATTPDLTASVKDLTPNTAYTFTVKAKDTNGLSSAASAPLTVTTNNPSDDTQAPTVPGGLRSTATDSGSVTLAWNASTDNTGVVAYDVYVNGAAGPTVTTTTTKVTGLSPSTAYSFTVRARDGYDNASAQSAAVSATTKDIVDGYARIGYFVQWGIYGRQFFLKNLVTNGAAAKLTHLLYAFGNIDPVNLTCLTGVTKGTTANPQDPNQGDGAGDAEADYSRPFSAGQSVDGVGDTGWETLRGNFNQLKKLKAKYPNLKVLISLGGWTYSKYFSDVAATDAARKKFVASCIDTYINGNIKAYGGAGGPGTAAGIFDGIDIDWEWPGSGDGHPGNHWSPNDKDNLTLLLKEFREQLDAKSKTTGKRYELQAFTPADPGKVQSGWDVPKIFDYLDVANVQGYDFHGSGSDNSWEPNRTGHQGNLYPDAEDPYNNKFSVEGAIKAYTDKGANPRKLTLGLAFYGRGWQGVPDNGKKGEWQSATGAAPGQFAEEAGTRGYSNLLASVPNCTIYHDTASIATACHTGGTNGQWWTFDDAWSIQQKITWLKQKKLLGVMAWEMSGDPGVLMTAVDNGLK; translated from the coding sequence ATGAGACGTACCCTCCGTCGTTTGTCCACCGTGGCGGCGAGCCTCCTGCTGGCCGCCTCCGCACTGATCGTCATCAACCAACCGGCCTCGGCGGCGGGCTCGCTGCGCGCCGCGCTCGTCATGACCGGGACCAGTGGCGAGTACACCGTCACCAACTCCGGCAGCGCCGCCGTCACCGGGTGGGCGATCACGTTCGAGGTCCCGGCGGGCGTGACCGCCACCGCGAACGCGAACGCGACCGTCAGCCAGACCGGTAGTCGCGTCACCCTCACCCCGGCCTACTACATCAACACGATCCAGCCGGGTCGCACGACGTACCCGTACAGCCCGTCGTTCCGGCTCAGCGCCGCGGCGACCCCCAGCAAGTGCCGGGTCGACAACGGCAACTGCGATGGCTCTCCCGACACCCCGCCCGCTGCCCCGGCGAACCTGCGCGCGACGGTGAAGACGACCAAGACCATCACTCTTGCCTGGGACGCCTCGGCGATGGGCTCGCTGCCGGTCGCGAACTACGAGCTCTACCAGGGCACCAGCCTGGTCGCGACCACGCCTGACCTTACGGCGAGCGTGAAGGACCTAACGCCGAACACGGCGTACACGTTCACCGTGAAGGCGAAGGACACCAATGGTCTCTCGTCAGCGGCCAGCGCGCCCCTGACCGTGACGACCAACAACCCGTCCGACGACACCCAGGCCCCCACGGTGCCCGGCGGTCTGCGCTCCACCGCGACCGACTCCGGCAGCGTCACCCTCGCCTGGAACGCCTCTACGGACAACACCGGCGTAGTCGCCTACGACGTCTACGTCAACGGCGCGGCAGGCCCCACCGTCACCACCACTACGACCAAGGTGACCGGCCTATCGCCTTCCACCGCGTACAGCTTCACCGTGCGCGCGCGGGACGGCTACGACAACGCGTCCGCTCAGAGCGCGGCGGTGTCGGCCACCACGAAGGACATCGTCGACGGGTACGCCCGCATCGGGTACTTCGTGCAGTGGGGCATCTACGGCAGGCAGTTCTTCCTCAAGAACCTCGTCACCAACGGGGCCGCGGCGAAGCTGACCCACCTGCTCTACGCGTTCGGCAACATCGACCCGGTCAACCTGACCTGCCTCACCGGCGTCACCAAGGGCACCACGGCCAACCCGCAGGACCCGAACCAGGGCGACGGCGCGGGCGACGCAGAGGCGGACTACTCGCGCCCGTTCTCCGCGGGCCAGTCGGTCGACGGGGTCGGCGACACCGGGTGGGAGACGCTGCGCGGCAACTTCAACCAGCTCAAGAAGCTGAAGGCGAAGTACCCGAACCTGAAGGTCCTGATCTCCCTCGGCGGGTGGACCTACTCGAAGTACTTCTCCGACGTCGCCGCCACCGACGCCGCCCGCAAGAAGTTCGTGGCGTCCTGCATCGACACCTACATCAACGGCAACATCAAGGCCTACGGCGGCGCGGGTGGCCCCGGCACCGCGGCGGGCATCTTCGACGGCATCGACATCGACTGGGAGTGGCCGGGCAGCGGTGACGGTCACCCGGGCAACCACTGGTCGCCCAATGACAAGGACAACCTGACGCTGCTGCTCAAGGAGTTCCGCGAGCAGCTGGACGCTAAGAGCAAGACCACCGGTAAGAGGTACGAGCTCCAGGCGTTCACCCCCGCGGACCCGGGCAAGGTCCAGTCGGGCTGGGACGTCCCGAAGATCTTCGACTACCTGGACGTCGCGAACGTGCAGGGCTACGACTTCCACGGTTCCGGTAGTGACAACTCGTGGGAGCCCAACCGCACCGGCCACCAGGGCAACCTGTACCCGGACGCGGAGGACCCCTACAACAACAAGTTCAGCGTAGAGGGCGCCATCAAGGCCTACACGGACAAGGGCGCCAACCCACGCAAGCTGACCCTGGGCCTAGCGTTCTACGGCCGAGGTTGGCAGGGGGTCCCCGACAACGGCAAGAAGGGCGAGTGGCAGTCCGCGACGGGCGCCGCTCCTGGCCAGTTCGCCGAAGAGGCGGGTACACGCGGGTACAGCAACCTGCTCGCTAGCGTGCCCAACTGCACCATCTACCACGACACAGCCTCTATAGCGACGGCCTGCCACACCGGCGGCACCAACGGCCAATGGTGGACCTTCGACGACGCGTGGTCGATCCAGCAGAAGATCACCTGGCTGAAGCAGAAGAAGCTGCTCGGCGTCATGGCATGGGAGATGTCCGGCGACCCGGGCGTGCTCATGACCGCGGTTGACAACGGCCTGAAGTAA
- a CDS encoding DUF397 domain-containing protein, which translates to MRFKKSSRSANNSDCVEVASTLRHLRDSKNPHGALLTADVAALVRHVK; encoded by the coding sequence ATGCGGTTCAAGAAGTCAAGCCGATCCGCCAACAACTCCGACTGCGTCGAGGTGGCCAGCACTCTCCGCCACCTGCGGGACAGCAAGAACCCGCACGGCGCCCTCCTCACCGCCGACGTCGCCGCGCTGGTTCGCCACGTCAAGTAA
- a CDS encoding DUF397 domain-containing protein: protein MRFKKSSRSAANSNCVEVANTLHRLRDSKNPHGPSLAADAAALIRFAKTR, encoded by the coding sequence ATGCGGTTCAAGAAGTCCAGCCGCTCTGCCGCCAACTCGAACTGTGTCGAGGTCGCCAACACCCTTCATCGCCTGCGCGACAGCAAGAACCCCCACGGGCCGTCGCTCGCGGCCGACGCTGCTGCCCTGATCAGGTTCGCCAAGACCCGCTAG
- a CDS encoding DUF397 domain-containing protein: protein MPTEPLRFKKSSRSAANSDCVEVGHSLRHLRDSKNPAGSPLAVDAAALIRFAKTR from the coding sequence ATGCCCACCGAGCCCTTGCGGTTCAAGAAGTCCAGCCGGTCCGCCGCCAACTCCGACTGCGTGGAGGTGGGACACAGCTTGCGCCACCTGCGCGACAGCAAGAACCCCGCAGGCTCGCCGCTCGCGGTCGACGCCGCTGCCCTGATCAGGTTCGCCAAGACCCGCTAG
- a CDS encoding helix-turn-helix domain-containing protein, which yields MLSGNHKPASPKDRALGAELRAIRKAAGMSLAAVCEVLNWKESTLSRVERGLRGLSPESVMGLALIYKIPHEDRDRLIAWAKEEPSLGWWDRPPAGVPSELGALAAYEAEAIRSTNWSPTIIPGLLQTSAYASATLRGWEVPELEIAPRLRARQLRQGLLSRDDFEYIALIGVAALRNRICAVEEFASQLAHLHRLSLRDNVVLRIVEEPTVLTVSGWYLMDFDHAGSAVLFEHYDSSTFLFDQETKLYTEAKRWLLRHALSAEETRDRLKREIDQLPLGD from the coding sequence GTGCTCAGCGGCAACCACAAACCGGCGTCGCCCAAGGACCGCGCGCTGGGCGCGGAGTTGCGCGCGATCCGCAAAGCCGCAGGTATGAGCCTCGCGGCGGTGTGCGAGGTGCTCAACTGGAAGGAGTCGACGCTGAGCCGGGTGGAGCGCGGGCTGCGCGGACTTTCACCCGAATCGGTGATGGGACTCGCGTTGATCTACAAGATCCCGCACGAGGACCGCGACCGGCTGATCGCCTGGGCCAAGGAGGAACCCAGCCTCGGGTGGTGGGACCGGCCACCTGCGGGTGTCCCGAGCGAACTCGGTGCCCTCGCGGCCTACGAGGCCGAGGCGATCCGGTCAACGAACTGGAGCCCAACCATCATTCCCGGGCTGCTGCAGACTTCGGCCTATGCGAGCGCGACTCTACGCGGCTGGGAAGTGCCCGAGCTTGAGATCGCACCACGGTTGCGGGCACGGCAGCTGAGGCAGGGTCTGTTGTCGCGAGATGACTTCGAGTACATCGCACTCATCGGTGTGGCCGCATTGCGCAACAGGATCTGCGCGGTCGAGGAGTTTGCAAGCCAGTTGGCGCATCTACATCGTTTGTCCCTTCGGGACAACGTTGTGCTCCGTATCGTCGAGGAGCCGACCGTTCTGACAGTGTCTGGCTGGTACCTGATGGACTTCGACCACGCAGGCTCTGCGGTGTTGTTCGAGCACTACGATTCGTCGACGTTCCTGTTCGACCAGGAGACCAAGCTCTACACCGAGGCAAAGCGCTGGCTGCTCAGGCATGCTTTGTCGGCTGAGGAGACCCGAGATAGGCTGAAGCGAGAGATCGACCAACTGCCTCTCGGAGATTGA
- a CDS encoding DddA-like double-stranded DNA deaminase toxin, producing MPLPDQIARLRLARNRLVAQKGWTHGFATKIDDVAVQVVELLGQAAGHEGISASLASVRSTLDALRAVVTDAIALLDQSIAHHSMPHSTPRSATPPGRDSNTRANRHGDRYPAEAVPYDDALPPRVRRGKRDSPPMTGFVMLDGRDAGEITATRTDIWTDEARAGLVDLGLLRAKGLSNHVEMKAVIMMIRTGATDGRIVINHAPCGSEPGDPTGCSDVLPTFLPEGRRLTVLGTDVRGAPFKRTYHGRASR from the coding sequence GTGCCGTTGCCCGATCAGATCGCACGACTGCGGCTGGCGCGGAATCGGCTGGTCGCACAGAAGGGGTGGACCCACGGGTTCGCGACCAAGATCGATGACGTTGCGGTCCAAGTGGTTGAACTACTCGGCCAAGCAGCCGGGCATGAGGGGATCTCAGCTTCTCTGGCGAGCGTGAGAAGCACTCTCGACGCGCTCCGCGCGGTGGTGACCGACGCGATCGCATTGCTGGACCAGTCGATCGCGCACCACTCAATGCCGCACAGCACGCCCCGATCGGCCACGCCTCCGGGACGGGACAGCAACACGCGCGCGAATCGCCACGGCGACCGCTATCCCGCAGAGGCTGTTCCCTACGACGATGCCCTCCCGCCTCGGGTACGCCGGGGCAAGCGAGATTCCCCACCGATGACCGGGTTCGTCATGCTCGATGGCCGGGACGCGGGTGAGATCACGGCCACGCGGACGGATATCTGGACGGATGAAGCTCGCGCGGGCCTAGTCGACTTGGGTCTGCTGCGCGCGAAGGGGTTGAGCAACCACGTGGAGATGAAGGCGGTGATCATGATGATCCGCACCGGAGCTACCGATGGACGCATCGTCATCAACCACGCGCCGTGCGGATCCGAACCGGGCGACCCCACCGGGTGTTCCGACGTGCTGCCCACCTTCCTACCTGAGGGTCGTAGGCTGACCGTCCTGGGAACCGACGTACGAGGCGCGCCGTTCAAGCGGACCTACCACGGAAGGGCATCGAGGTGA
- a CDS encoding Imm1 family immunity protein yields the protein MTEPQSPLIHRGFIAMDEIPAGVDLVEQVRALNAAGVDVPWMWSLSGTRVDLTSTAAPMLTFGVNNTVGILEWQEGTSTFTPAGGANEERLSYWLAGFHETEVERYTEVPVDLVFAAVAEHLQTRERPTCVDWRASTS from the coding sequence GTGACCGAGCCGCAATCGCCGCTCATCCACCGCGGCTTCATCGCCATGGACGAGATCCCGGCGGGAGTCGACCTGGTCGAGCAGGTGCGCGCGCTGAACGCGGCCGGGGTCGATGTTCCCTGGATGTGGTCGCTCAGCGGGACTCGGGTGGATCTGACCAGCACCGCCGCACCCATGCTGACCTTCGGCGTCAACAACACCGTCGGCATCCTGGAGTGGCAGGAGGGCACGTCGACGTTCACCCCGGCGGGTGGCGCGAACGAGGAGCGGCTGTCGTACTGGCTCGCCGGGTTCCACGAGACCGAGGTGGAGCGGTACACCGAAGTGCCGGTGGACCTGGTCTTCGCGGCGGTGGCCGAACACCTCCAAACCCGCGAACGCCCCACCTGCGTCGACTGGCGGGCATCGACCTCTTAA
- a CDS encoding Imm1 family immunity protein produces MTDSVLDRGQIVVDQLPPGFDLVAAVRAHHDAGVAIGWMWDLVSGPLPEVDERPALTFGVNDGIGILEWNDGRTSHVPAGGVHPDWSEYWIAGTHPADVPPNAHVPLDTVYAAIAEFVDTRTRPTCVDWVEAAPLLSRFE; encoded by the coding sequence GTGACTGATTCGGTCTTGGACCGCGGCCAGATCGTGGTGGATCAGCTCCCGCCGGGGTTCGACCTGGTCGCCGCTGTTCGTGCGCATCACGACGCGGGGGTCGCGATCGGGTGGATGTGGGACCTTGTCAGTGGCCCGCTGCCGGAGGTCGATGAGCGGCCCGCGCTCACGTTCGGTGTCAACGACGGCATCGGCATCCTGGAGTGGAACGACGGCCGGACCAGCCACGTTCCGGCTGGCGGTGTGCACCCTGACTGGAGCGAGTACTGGATCGCCGGGACCCACCCGGCCGATGTACCGCCGAACGCGCACGTTCCGCTCGACACCGTCTATGCCGCGATAGCTGAGTTCGTGGACACCAGAACCCGCCCCACCTGCGTCGACTGGGTCGAGGCGGCGCCGCTCTTGTCGAGGTTCGAGTAG